The genomic DNA ATTCCAGTGGCAGGTTTTGGGAACTGGGAATTCATTTTCAGCGCTGGGGTGGGTAAATATGGTGCTGCCAAGccccttcctgctctgtgtgggcAGTAAGAGTCTGAGAGCAGATTTTTGGCAGAAGGaatctcccctttcctttcagtttgcccttttccccttcccacctgcctgtagccctgtgccagcactcaGGTGAGCGAGGCCAGGGCTTTCCCTGGCTCTGAGCATCTCCCCCTCCCCTCATCCCCCGGCAGTGTGTGCCAACTGCGAGGAGCTGGATGCCCTGACCGTGGCAGGGATCATCACTGCAGACCTTCTCATCACCCTGGGGGTGCTGATCCTGGTCTATTACTTCAGCAAAGGCAGGAAGGGACGAGCCAGTGCTGGTGGGGACAGTCGGCCACGAGGTAAGAGCCATTCCAGACCCCCCTGCTCCCCGTGACATCCGCTGAGCACCCAGTGAATCCCTCGTCCCCACTGCGTGACGTGACGGAGCATCCTCTGCTCTCCACGAGCTTCCAAACGATGCTCCTGCTTCCCACGTGTTCTCCAGGctgcctgtgtgtgcagggatggGAGTGGCTGCTGTGCCAAAGGCTCCCTGCACACAGGAACCCGTTTCCCAGGCTGTTGTGCTGGAGCCAaccctccagctcctggcagcagctgcatcttCAAGAGCTCAGAATAAAGCCATGGGAGCTGACCCATGGTGTGCCTGGCTCTGGGATCATCCTGGAAGTCCCTCGTGACAGGAATCCCCAAGGATTCCCTCTCTGTGCCTCTGTTTCAGGTCCAAAGATGCAGCGCCCTCCCCCTGTCCCAAACCCGGACTATGAGGTGAGGACTATCCCTGGGctttccatccctgctgcctggggagggatAGCCAGGGCCGGGACTGGGGCTGATAGCCAGGTCATCTATCCTTGAGGAAGCATCCAGTCAAGCTCCAAGTTTTCCTGACAGTGGAGGAAAAAGGTGGTGAAGGTGCAGCCCCTTTTCCTGGTGCTGCCACAGGGATGTATTTGggagcagaactgcagcttcCCCTGCGCTGCCCCTGCTCTGTTGTGCTTTTCTCCACGTATTGTGCGGGCTCAGGTAAGGATTCCTGAACCAGGATCTCTGCTGTTCCCACAGCCCATCCGGAAAGGCCAGCGGGAGGTGTATGCAGGCCTGCAATCCAGGGGCTTCTGAAATCCCCGGTGATGACAGGCTGGaagccagcagcactggggctgaATGCTTCTGCCCAGCTtgttcccagctctctgcagctctgctgaggccctggcattTTGGGATAAGCCACAGGACAGGGACACGCTGTCGCACCCTGGGGCGTGCTTGGGTTTGCCATCAGGGAACAGAAATGAGCACATTGGCAAGAGGAGTTTTCCTTCTCATTAAAGGACTGCAGCCTCACTGGTGGTTCCTGgtctccttttcctctcacaCTTCTCTCTGCTCCAGTTGGTTTTCCCTCCAATTTAATTTCTGCCCTCAGTGGCTCCATCTGCTCCTGTGGGGCTGAGAGTGGGTCCTTCTCAGAGGGATTTGCCTCTGATCTCATCCTGTTCTCACCTTCACAGCCTGACCCTCATTTGCAGCCAAaggagcagaggcaggcagtaaaaacccccaaacagcccagcagcagcggCACAGGTTAAGAAGGGCCCCTGGGTTGCTTTGATGCCTGCGAAGGTTTCAGGTCGAACCCTGGCTGAGCCACCCCCGTTtgttcctgagcagagcagcagctctgagcagaggaaGCGGCAGCAGAGCCGGGCTGGGGGCGGTTCAGCCCCGGCGAGGTGAACACCAGCAGCTCCGGCAGCTCCGGGGCAGAGCCGCGCGCCCGCAGGATGCGGTTCAGAGGCACAGCTGGGTTTATTCACCACAACAGGCCCTACACCCCGAGCAGGGAGATGGCAAGATACACACAGCACTaacccccagcagctccaaaacCACTCAGGGCCATGTTCTTGCCTGCTGcaaaccagcactgctgcagggccGCCTGCTCAGCCCAGCCGTGCAGGACATTCCCACCCTGGAGTGGGGTGGGAGAAGCTTGGACCGCTCTGGGTGTATGAAGCCtaaattttgcttcaaaaaaCCTAAATTTTGCTACACCCCAGTGCTTCTACCACCATTTTTGGGGTACAGCAATGTACAAGTTTGCCCCAGTGTTTGCCCCAACCAGTACCATCCCACACATTCCTTGTCTCAGCAGGATCAGCACTCACCCAGTGACAACAACTCTGCCTCTGTGCTTACCTGCACCAAAGGAATACCTCTTTGTCCTTCCAAGGGTGAGGCGATGCTGGCTGGCCCTGTCTGGTGCCAGTGTCCCATTCTGGGGACTCAGACCACATGAACTGtttctgctcagggctggggagcgGAGACCTGGCCTGGCCAGTGACCAGATCCCACCCCAAGTGCACCTTCCCAGCCACCAGATCCCATCCCGTGGGCGCCTCCCCCAGGACCTCGACACAAACggatggagcagggaggctgtgggaCAGGCTCATCTTTAATGACAGGAATACAGAAGTGCAAGAGGTCATGGAATGAGCACAGTGCTATAAGCAGCCCATCCTGGAGGGGCCTCCAAGCAAAACCAGCGCGCTGGTGAAGGCAGTCACAGAGTGTCAGAGTCTTCCCACTTCACTTGCGGGCGCGGGCAGGAGCCAGCCGGCTGTACTGCTCATCCTCCCGCTCTCcaaggggctgggagggggaaaaaaaggggacaTGAGCCAAAACtgtgcctgcccagccctgggagggggAGCTGGATCAGCCTTTGGGAAGATTCTCTCCACACTGAGGTGCTGAAGGTGTCCTCccacccccccacacacacaggGGTGCTGAAGGTGCCCCCACACTGACCTGGTAAAGCTCGTTGGCAATCAGGTTCTGCCTGTcagaagctgaaggaagaaagaaggtcAGGGTCAAGGATCAGGGGAGCCATGGGCAATGTGGGGAACATTTACAAACAAACCCAAGAGCTGGCTGCGGCCCTGGGGCACCACACACGGCCCCCGGAGGTGCCCAGGCACAGCCCTCGGGGCTCTCCCGTCCCTCACCTCGTGAGGTGTGTCCCCTGTCGTGGCCAGTGATGCAGTACACGGCCACTGCCAGGAACAGCGTGGCCACGGCGTCCGCAATGACGATGCCCGAGATGGTGGGAGCGTCCACTTCGATGCAGTTCTGGCACACTGGAAGCCCAAAAGGACACGGACACTGAGAGCAGGGGCACATCCAGAGTGctcagccagctctgccagtccaggccccagccccaggccaACAGAGACCAGCTGGGTTTGCCGTGTGGGCCAGGGCAGTGGCACAAGCTGCTACGTGTCCCCCACACCCAGTGCAGGGCCAGAGAGGCAGGTTATGGCACTAAATAAGGCTGCAAAGCTGCCACAGTGACACCACACGCAGAGGAACCTGCAGCAAACTGGTGGAGACACCCCCAGACAAGGGGAAATTCCCTCAAGATTTTGCTTGGGTGAAAACTCCAAGCAGTTCTGGCTCTAGAAAAGCAGGTGTGCAACACTTACTCCGATAGTGCACCTGGAGGCTTTTCCTTTGGCCTCCTGTCTCACACACGTAGAGACCTCTGGGATCGTCATAAGCTGcgctcagctccagctgtgcttcGTTTCCCACAGTATTCCCATCTTTCCACCATGTGATGTTTTTGTTGCCTTGGCCTCGCACACATTCCAAGAACACCCTTCCACTGAATTCCTTCACGAATATCTCCTGCCCtgtgaaaggaagagagagcagagagcTTCACCTCTGCGTTACCGACAGCGGTGCAGAGCTCGGAGCTCCTTATGGGGATGAAGCACCACATCAGACTGTCCCAAAAAAACTCTGGGAAAAGCAGACTCTCCCATCCTTGTTGCACCGATTCCTTTTTCCCCATCGACATTCCAAACCTCATTCTCTGGCGGAAAACCTCATCGAGCCGCGgggctccctgccagcaccccTCCCAGCATCTCCAGGAACAAGTGTCCGGCCGCTGACCCCACACCTGCGGACTCACCTCGGACGCCCCAGCTGGCCACGGCCAGGctggccagcagtgcccaggcacTCAGGACCTTCCCCCTCATGGTGGCACAGCGgtgccagccctgtccccgCTCGCAGGACGTGCGGAGAGAGCTGCTCACCACAAGGCACCGCCCGCCCGGGGCTGCGTCAGGTACCGGATGCTGGGGGCCGATCCTCGCTCCCCCGGCAGCTGGGGATGGATGAGGGGCTCGGCGCCGGCCTCCTCACCCCAGCGCAGCCTGCAGCCCGTGGAAGGGTTCTGAGGACGTGAGGGGCCGAGGTCGGGATCCCCTCTGCAGCCATGGgcttccagcagccagggacCCCCAGGAGTCAAGGTGCCCCAAGTCCACAGAACCCAGCAGCATTCACAGGTCCTCCAGCATCCAGGGAGCCCCCCCCAGCATCCAGAgacccctgcagagctggggagccCCCAGTATTTCCATGTCCCTCCCCAGTCACTGCCCCCCTACAGTCACAGACTGCCAGCATCTACTGGTGTCCCCCCAGCCATAGACCTCCAGCATCCACTGGTGTgcccccagcagccacagctcacGCCACCCACAGaaccctgcagcagcccccCGGCATCTCCGTGTCCCCACAACCGCGGACCCCGACCCCGCCATCTCGGGGTGTCACCGCGCAGCCTCGAACCCGCGGCCCCCGCGATCGAGCTCCGCCCCGCGGCCCCGTGTCCCTCGCGGCCGCCGTAGGGTGCGCGGCCATGGCGGGCagagcggggcgggcgggctCGCTGGTGGCGGCCGTGCTGGAGCACTCGGGCCAGCTGGACAAGGAGCACCTGGGGGCCCACGTCGGGCGCCTCTCCCGCCGCGTCGAGGAGCTCAAGGTAAGGGACGGGCATGGAGGGGGCGTGGGGAGAGGCGCGGGACCGGCGCTGCGGCGGAGCCGCTCAGGACCGGGGTGTCCAGCACTGCGTCAGCTCGTGGTGCCCAGCCCTGGTTCATCCCGGGATGTCCAGCCCTGGGTCAGCTCGTGGTGCCCAGCCCTGGTTCATCCCGGGATGTCCAGCCCGGGGTCAGGGGGTGCCCAGCCCTGGTTCATCCCGCGGTGCCCCAGCCCTGTCAGGCTCGCTTGCTCTGCTCCCGGcgctcctgtgctgctccccgCGGGGTGACGCTGTCGCGCTGCTCGCTGTCCGTAGGAAGAGGTCTGGACCATGATGAACAGCAAATACAGCGAGTTCCTGCCCAGCGTGCAGAACAGAGAGGACCTGGTGGCAGAGGTGGAGGGGCTGTGCATGGACATCGACCTACTCAAGGCGGCCATCGAGAACGAGGTGACTCCGGGGGGGACATTCCGCTCCATTTCATCCCAAATCTGTAGCCCCACCCCGGCACGGAGTGTTGGGATTGGTTTGGGGGAGGAGGGCACAGCCCCAAATGtgccagagctcaaggagtgTCCGGACAACCCTTTCAtgatgggattttggggtgaGTGGCaggactcgatgatcctgggggtcccttccagctcaggagattctgtgattctgtgactgagATCCCTGGGTGGTCCTAAAGAATGCCTTGAGGTGGCACCAGGGTGTACATTAAGAGCTGTCATTAAGGGATTGTCACTCCTGTGTAGGTAGAGAAGTGTGTCACAGTGTCCTTCAGAGAGAAGTACCAGCCTTGGCTGTGGCAGGGGTTGTGacacaggaataaaaaggatggagtctttttttccttctcaccaaattattctgtgaacagaaataaatgataaatgaaatttaaagtaagagaaaaatgtgtgtgctAACAAATGCTGCCAGCGAACTGAAAAATCTTGTTATTTTAGGTCCAGCAAGATCTAAATGTCGCTGTTACTGAGTTCAcagagctgaagcagcagctggagagggactcaGTGGTCTTGAGTGTCCTGAAAAAGCTTCAGGAGGTGAGGAGGGGGAGCAAAAAATCCTGCTCCCCCGTCTCAGATATTATTCTGGGCTTCCCTTTGGAATAAGTGGCTGTAGCCTACAAATTGTAGTgtaggagcagagctgcagtgacacCTGCGTGTGTTTGGCCCTTGCAGTTTGACACAGCTGTGAAAGAGttcagcactgccctgctggaAGAGAGGTACATGCGAGCAGCTCAGCGGCTGGAAAAGGTAACAGTGACCCCTTGGCAATGTAGATTCATGCACTGAATAAGTTGCAGAGGATGCTTTTCCCTGGCAGGGGCAGCGCTTGCCTGAGCTGTGTTTGCTCTCCCCCACCAGGCACGGAGCAGCCTCAGGAACGTGGAATCCCACAGGGGCTTTGAGCTGAGGATCCCGAAGGCCCTGCGCAAGGAGCTCAcggtgcaggagcagagcatcATCTACCAGCTCGGGAAGGAGTGGCAGAAGCTGATTGTGTGGAAGCTTCCCCATTCCAAAGGTGCTCAcaggttttcctctctttcctttcactcTTTTCGCCCCCCTGAAGTGCCTGCTTTCACCTGCCAGGTGGGACATGCAGTGAAACTCTTGGGCTGAGGGGGTTAAACGAGCTCTTGCTCTGGGAGATCTTCGCTTCAGCTGACTGCAGTGGCTTCTGCTGTGACACTGTGACAGCCCTGGGTGTATCTGGTctgtgtgcagggagcagcagcctggaggcCGTCGTGCTCTCGGAGCTGCACTTACATGCGGTGCCGCCGCAGGGTGAGGACACTGCTGTCCCAGCCGTCGCTGCCGTGCTGCAGGCCTTGGCTGTCATGGGAGAGCTGCACTACAAGCTCAAAGATTTTGGTAAGACTGACCCCAGAAACAGCCCCAGTAGCTCAGGTGGATAGTTCAGGCTTGTTTTAACGTGGATAGTGAGATCCACTTCACTCCAGCAGGACGCTGGAAAACGTCTCTCTCCTGGCTTGTGTTTCCCGCTGGGGTGAATGCTGGGGTTCTTATTAATAGGAGAACATTCATCCCAGTATTTACCTGGGATTATGTATCCTTTCCTGACAATTCAGTGTACTTTGATCTATGACTATGTGGTTTCATAGTCTGATGCTTAAAGAGCCTTACCTCATTAGTAATTCCCTGATAGAACTGATCGAGGGGGTGTTCCTTCCACTCCTTGCAGTCTCTAAATCCAGAATAGTCAGGGTTGGACCTCACTGGAGCAATCTGCTGTTGGAAAacctctgtttttccctttcctcaggCCAGTTGTTGATGGAATACATCCTGAAGCCGCTGATCTCCTACCCATCTCTGGAGCCAGTCACAGAGGAGCAGCCAGATGTGTTCATCCTGAGGTTTAGGTCCCAGGAGCCTGCCTTGGATGAGTTCTCTCCTATAAAGGTGTTTGACAAGATCAAGCTGATTTTTGAAGTTCTGCACAAATACCTGCTAAGTAGGTAGTTCCTCTCTTTTGGAATTAGTTATGATCAATTAATTTAATGAGAGTTTTTTAGAATATCTTGATTGTTAATCAGCATTACGTGCAAGGAAAATTAAGGAGGAAAGGCCTTTGAACTGATGGAGGGTCTGGTCCAGGAAGCAGCTgtattaaaatccatttttcttctctgggatGCAGATGTGCCTCTGGAGGAGCCTGGGAAAGGCGGAAAGGACGGCAGAGTcaccctggcagagctgctgggggagcTCATCTGGGAGGAGCTCTCAAACTGCCTCATTCACAGCTGCCTGGTGCACTCCCTCCcaaccagcagcagccagctggagcAGTACAAAGAGGTGGGTCCCAAAAACCCCCTCAGGCTTGAACACAGAGCCCAGGCACTCCAGTGTGATGTCATTCCAGTGGTTAATGCCCTCCAAAGCCTCCTTCATCCTTTGCTTTCGGCTTTGATACCCAATTTTAACTTTGTTCTGTGGTTTTAGGAGCCTGTGCTAACATAGAACACATCTGCTCTCCTCAGGTGATCGAATCCACAAAGGAATTTGAGAAAGCCCTGAAGGAGATGCAGTTTTTGAAGCAAGACAAGACTGCCTTGCTGAAATACGCCTGCAACGTCAATTTCCACTTCGCCAACAAGAAGTGCCAGGATTTGATCAAGGCAGCCAGGAAGCTGATGACCTCAGAAATACACAACACTGTAAAGGTGACTGGGGATGCCTCACACAGCTTTTCCATCTGGAAAACaatctctaaatattttttaatagtgCTGCAGTCTTGTGTTTATTGTGAGTCTTAAATCTCTGCCATTCAGTGCTTTTTAATCTTGCAGATTCTCCTTTCTGAGCTCTAAATTCTGTTACCCCTCTCTCTTGTTTTCCCTTAGATCACACCCGATTCCAGCGCAGCCCTACCggagctccctgctccttggTCAGGAGACCACCCGAAAACGCACGGACCCTCCAACCTTCTGGACAGTGGGACCGTGAATTTGGGCAGTGAGAGCAGTCTGAGCCAGtccaccctgtccctgcccacgtGCCGCATCAGCTCCTCCGTGCAGCAGCTCATGGAGCTGGCTTATAACACAATGGAGGaggccaaaaccagcacaaagtTCTGGTACTGttgccttcccctccctcccagaaATGAAACTCGAGATAATTTTAGTAAGGAGGTGCATCTTTATTTGAAGGTCTCCAGGGGCAGTTGTGGAGAAGGTTCACACgtggaggagcagggacagtgTCCCCTTTCTTCTAGGGCTTCACGTATCTCCCTTCACACTGAACCTCGAGGTCACCACAGCCTCTGTGAGCTTTCCAGAGTGTTGACAGTGCTGCCATTGATCCTGACAATCTCCTCTTTGTGCCAGTGCTTCACTGCTCATAAAACCTTGTTCTGGGGCAGGTTGAGGGTTAGCTGTGAACAAGACATTAATGGCAGGCTGACATGAGGCCTCTTTCCCTTGTAgctgtctgcagctctgcaacTGTGTCCGGGACATCTTCCACGTCTTCTGTGAGGTCGTGCCCAAATACCACAGGTGAGTGTGTCCATGTTTCCTGTTCTGAGGGGCAGTAATGCTGTTGGAACAGTCCCACTTGTCCACTACAGCCAGGGGCTCCATCAGGAGAAATCAACTATTCAATCTGTGATTAAACCATAGCTGTGCAAAGCCGGTGCTCGAGAGTTTCTGCATTGTCAATCTTACAGTGAAGGGCATGGGTGAAGTTCTCACGCAGCTGTATTTGTTTCCAGCCACGTTACTTTGACCCCAGGTCTGATGCACAGATTTTTCATGATGTTTTGTCtgcaaaaaaagagcagcaatgGAGGTGGAAAGGTCACAATCCTGTTAGACaacttctctcccttttcctccccgTAACTTTGCTGTAACAAAATACATTCCTGTTTGAAAGTCCATGGCTGGAAACAGTGTGGGATAACACAGGGTTCAAATGCCTCAgtgccatttcttttcctgccagTTCCTGTGGGGATGTGAGAAGTTAAATGTTTTAACTCTGATGTCAATCGGGCCTTGCCTAGGGCAGACATGACCATTTTTCTAACAGAACCAGCTCTAAATAAacccatttcttccttttgccttCGTGTTGGGCCAGGGAGAACCTGCAGAAGCTGCCCCAGCTGGCTGCCATCCACTACAACAACTGCATGTACATCGTCCACCACCTGCTCACCCTGGGCCACCAGTTCCGCTACCTCACCGGCGCCGTG from Corvus cornix cornix isolate S_Up_H32 chromosome 24, ASM73873v5, whole genome shotgun sequence includes the following:
- the ZW10 gene encoding centromere/kinetochore protein zw10 homolog; this encodes MAGRAGRAGSLVAAVLEHSGQLDKEHLGAHVGRLSRRVEELKEEVWTMMNSKYSEFLPSVQNREDLVAEVEGLCMDIDLLKAAIENEVQQDLNVAVTEFTELKQQLERDSVVLSVLKKLQEFDTAVKEFSTALLEERYMRAAQRLEKARSSLRNVESHRGFELRIPKALRKELTVQEQSIIYQLGKEWQKLIVWKLPHSKGSSSLEAVVLSELHLHAVPPQGEDTAVPAVAAVLQALAVMGELHYKLKDFGQLLMEYILKPLISYPSLEPVTEEQPDVFILRFRSQEPALDEFSPIKVFDKIKLIFEVLHKYLLNVPLEEPGKGGKDGRVTLAELLGELIWEELSNCLIHSCLVHSLPTSSSQLEQYKEVIESTKEFEKALKEMQFLKQDKTALLKYACNVNFHFANKKCQDLIKAARKLMTSEIHNTVKITPDSSAALPELPAPWSGDHPKTHGPSNLLDSGTVNLGSESSLSQSTLSLPTCRISSSVQQLMELAYNTMEEAKTSTKFCCLQLCNCVRDIFHVFCEVVPKYHRENLQKLPQLAAIHYNNCMYIVHHLLTLGHQFRYLTGAVLSDCGGTFVDMVPDFRKLGMECFLAQMQVQKRGVLDRLWSARNFSNMDDDENYRAANKSIKQVLHQLRGLGTVWQDVLPVHVYCKAMGTLLNTALAEIVTRITALEDISAEGADRLYSLCKIMVDEGPQVFTPLLEEDKNKKYQEEVPVYVQKWMTFRELMIILRANLQEIVDRWADGKGPLAEQFSAAEVKSLIRALFQNTERRAAALAKIK
- the LOC104692179 gene encoding T-cell surface glycoprotein CD3 gamma chain-like; the protein is MRGKVLSAWALLASLAVASWGVRGQEIFVKEFSGRVFLECVRGQGNKNITWWKDGNTVGNEAQLELSAAYDDPRGLYVCETGGQRKSLQVHYRMCQNCIEVDAPTISGIVIADAVATLFLAVAVYCITGHDRGHTSRASDRQNLIANELYQPLGEREDEQYSRLAPARARK